The following proteins come from a genomic window of Maribacter sp. HTCC2170:
- a CDS encoding DUF4870 domain-containing protein yields MTETLSKHERNLSAIIHASTFSKFFIPFGNFIIPLVLWTANKKEYEFVDHNGKQALNFQISILLYSILLGAVSIPFFLGFIPELFDHGSFGLGNLNSFNNFNFDFDFDDMPFGSWIFPIGIAGLLHGALFIFNIVYTILATLRTSEGQTFEYPFTIKFIK; encoded by the coding sequence ATGACAGAGACCTTATCAAAACACGAGAGAAATTTATCCGCAATTATACATGCGTCGACCTTCAGTAAGTTCTTTATTCCTTTTGGAAATTTTATAATTCCGTTGGTATTATGGACAGCCAATAAAAAGGAATATGAGTTTGTAGATCACAACGGGAAACAGGCTTTGAACTTTCAGATTAGTATACTCCTCTACTCCATTCTTTTAGGTGCAGTGAGTATTCCTTTCTTTTTAGGGTTTATTCCTGAATTGTTCGATCATGGTAGTTTTGGCCTGGGCAACTTAAACAGTTTTAACAACTTTAATTTTGATTTTGATTTTGATGACATGCCTTTTGGTTCATGGATATTCCCTATTGGTATAGCAGGCCTATTACATGGCGCACTTTTTATTTTCAATATAGTATATACCATACTTGCAACTTTAAGAACCAGTGAAGGACAGACTTTCGAATATCCTTTCACCATAAAATTCATCAAATAA